One Brachyspira suanatina DNA segment encodes these proteins:
- a CDS encoding tetratricopeptide repeat protein, whose product MTDELKNKIEKLDYDYIKKDNDDKYSYFYIGLEKIELKLYEESIKYFNKAIELNPKNREAYFFRGLSKTELKLYGEAIEDFDKSIELNTNNRESYFARGLVKSNLNLYEEAIEDFNKAIELDPNDEISYFNRGISKAKLEKYEEAIEDFNKAIELNPKNENAYFNRGIAKIESEKYVKDIEDFNKAIELNPKNENAYFNRGIAKIKLERYEEAIEDFNKAIKLNPKNENTYFNRGIAKIKLERYEEAIEDFNNTIELNKHYESAYLNRALLKIILTRYEEAIKDFNKAIKLNPKNEETYFNRAILKINLKKYKQAINDFKIFSKNNNSSDITIIKILQKFDKYNDIDKFFKLLIIAENKELWKNEPITNLIFHFKESKKFDDELIKNIKYLILYEYFLLKILSFDTDDENIEISHYTSLDILLILLGCKNENSDEVGNIRINNISTANDPKEGNILESIFNRNNIDIKIGSDEKIVTLQTSYSRNKDSLTMFRLYGKKEDKEATGICLVLDNEYFTYSYTSPFSYYDFNVNNISIKNDGYFTDSYTSSYDSNVSNINIEYKSNIKKEKDVNKRNLYWVLYYNEKLNKLVFNKEDLKYSSNIIDLNEIKKYRKKLKEDDTLEDKIKYAFSKIFEYTRKIKEKNIDPKLYNYLFENIKYIIKHEAFFEEQELRMLVTSDYKSKEIKANKINNKLYIDYLKLFDQNTNYIKEIIIGSKVENNESLAEYIRKILHEKNTDKNKLDDIKVLISEAPLR is encoded by the coding sequence ATGACAGATGAATTAAAAAATAAAATAGAAAAATTAGACTATGATTACATAAAAAAAGATAATGATGATAAATATTCATATTTTTATATAGGACTTGAAAAAATAGAGTTAAAGTTATACGAAGAATCTATAAAATATTTTAATAAAGCTATAGAATTAAATCCAAAGAATAGAGAGGCATATTTTTTCAGAGGACTTTCAAAAACGGAGTTAAAGTTATATGGAGAAGCTATAGAAGATTTTGATAAGTCTATAGAATTAAATACAAATAATAGAGAATCATATTTTGCAAGAGGACTTGTAAAATCAAATCTGAATTTATATGAAGAAGCCATAGAAGATTTCAATAAAGCTATAGAATTAGATCCAAATGATGAAATATCATATTTTAACAGAGGTATCTCAAAAGCGAAATTAGAAAAGTATGAAGAAGCTATAGAAGATTTTAATAAAGCTATAGAATTAAATCCTAAAAACGAAAATGCTTACTTTAATAGAGGAATTGCAAAAATAGAATCAGAAAAATATGTAAAAGATATAGAAGATTTTAATAAAGCTATAGAATTAAATCCTAAAAACGAAAATGCTTACTTTAATAGAGGAATTGCAAAGATAAAATTAGAAAGATATGAAGAAGCTATAGAAGATTTCAATAAAGCTATAAAATTAAATCCTAAAAATGAAAATACTTACTTTAATAGAGGAATTGCAAAAATAAAATTAGAAAGATATGAAGAAGCCATAGAAGATTTTAATAATACAATAGAATTAAATAAACATTATGAAAGTGCATATCTTAATAGAGCTCTATTAAAAATAATTTTAACAAGATATGAAGAAGCCATAAAAGATTTCAATAAAGCTATAAAATTAAATCCTAAAAATGAAGAAACATATTTTAATAGAGCTATATTAAAAATAAATTTAAAAAAATATAAGCAAGCTATTAATGACTTTAAAATATTTTCAAAAAATAATAATTCTTCTGATATCACTATAATAAAAATTCTTCAAAAGTTTGATAAGTATAATGATATTGATAAATTTTTTAAGCTATTAATTATAGCTGAAAATAAAGAATTATGGAAAAATGAACCAATTACTAATTTAATTTTTCATTTTAAAGAGAGCAAAAAATTTGATGATGAACTTATAAAAAATATTAAATATTTAATTTTATATGAATATTTTTTACTTAAAATATTATCTTTCGATACTGATGATGAAAATATAGAAATATCTCATTATACATCATTGGATATTTTATTAATATTATTAGGGTGTAAAAATGAAAATTCAGATGAAGTAGGGAATATAAGAATAAATAATATATCAACTGCCAATGATCCTAAAGAAGGAAATATTTTAGAAAGTATTTTCAATAGAAATAATATAGATATAAAAATAGGAAGCGATGAAAAAATTGTAACATTGCAAACATCATATTCAAGAAATAAAGATTCTCTTACTATGTTTAGATTATATGGTAAAAAAGAAGATAAAGAAGCTACTGGTATATGTTTAGTTTTGGACAATGAATATTTTACTTATTCATATACTTCGCCTTTTTCTTATTATGATTTTAATGTAAATAATATAAGTATTAAAAATGATGGATATTTTACTGATTCATATACTTCATCTTATGATTCAAATGTAAGTAACATAAATATTGAATATAAGTCGAATATAAAAAAAGAAAAAGATGTAAATAAAAGAAATTTATATTGGGTGCTTTATTATAATGAAAAATTAAATAAACTTGTTTTCAATAAAGAAGATTTAAAATATTCAAGTAATATTATAGATTTAAACGAAATAAAGAAGTATAGAAAAAAATTAAAAGAAGACGATACGCTTGAAGATAAGATTAAATATGCATTTTCAAAAATATTTGAATATACTAGAAAAATTAAAGAGAAAAATATTGATCCTAAACTATATAATTATTTATTTGAAAATATAAAATACATAATAAAGCATGAAGCATTTTTTGAAGAACAGGAATTAAGAATGCTTGTAACTTCTGATTATAAATCTAAAGAAATAAAAGCAAATAAAATCAATAATAAACTTTATATAGATTATTTAAAACTTTTTGATCAAAACACAAATTATATAAAAGAAATCATAATAGGTTCTAAAGTTGAAAATAATGAATCGCTTGCTGAATATATAAGAAAAATTTTACATGAAAAAAATACTGATAAAAATAAATTAGATGATATAAAAGTTCTTATATCAGAGGCTCCTTTAAGATAA
- a CDS encoding A1S_2505 family phage non-structural protein yields the protein MNRISSSNITKLEDNEVFVFGSNTQGAHGGGAARFAMNFGAVYGQAFGLQGKTFAIPTVDYTKSGKMAVSEIKKYVDKFLAFTLEHKDLKFLVTEIGCGIAGFKVEEMAELFREALKDEYDNVYLPQRFADYLKR from the coding sequence ATGAATAGAATATCATCAAGCAATATAACAAAATTAGAGGATAATGAAGTATTTGTATTTGGAAGCAATACTCAAGGAGCACATGGGGGAGGGGCGGCAAGATTTGCTATGAATTTCGGTGCTGTATATGGTCAGGCATTCGGACTTCAGGGTAAAACATTTGCTATACCTACAGTTGATTATACAAAAAGCGGAAAGATGGCAGTATCAGAAATAAAAAAATATGTTGATAAGTTTTTAGCTTTTACTTTAGAGCATAAAGATTTAAAATTCTTAGTAACAGAGATAGGATGCGGTATAGCTGGTTTTAAAGTTGAGGAAATGGCAGAACTTTTCAGAGAGGCGTTAAAAGATGAATATGATAATGTTTACTTGCCTCAAAGATTTGCCGATTATTTAAAAAGATAG
- a CDS encoding EcsC family protein, with translation MEEKSILSFIKMVSNMPLVKIDKHKYLVNTFASEYPSLLQNILEKGAYDAGVPLNIIDTKSREAINYEIAKSSAISFVSGLPGGIVGIGAVPADTAQFFAHALRIAQKLCYISGLPSFTLGDSMTDDEACLAAVYIGVMFEDKEAIFALNSIWKAIAEKSARIGFRVSSVVGYAVISSILKSIGIKIGSKSFMKSVSKAVPLIGGAVSAGFTYTSLNKMSNRLYNRIKESKYSIS, from the coding sequence ATGGAAGAAAAAAGTATTTTATCATTTATAAAGATGGTATCCAATATGCCTCTTGTAAAAATAGATAAGCATAAATATTTAGTGAATACATTTGCATCAGAATATCCTTCACTTCTTCAAAATATTTTAGAGAAAGGCGCTTATGATGCAGGAGTACCATTAAATATAATAGATACAAAATCAAGAGAAGCTATTAATTATGAAATAGCCAAATCATCAGCTATATCATTTGTTTCAGGACTTCCCGGAGGCATTGTTGGTATAGGAGCAGTTCCGGCAGATACCGCTCAATTTTTTGCTCATGCTCTAAGAATAGCACAAAAACTATGCTATATATCCGGACTTCCTAGTTTTACTTTAGGCGATTCGATGACAGATGATGAGGCTTGTCTTGCTGCTGTATATATTGGAGTAATGTTTGAAGATAAGGAAGCTATATTTGCTTTAAATAGTATATGGAAAGCTATAGCTGAAAAAAGTGCAAGAATAGGTTTTAGAGTAAGTTCTGTAGTAGGGTATGCAGTTATTTCAAGCATATTAAAATCTATAGGTATAAAAATAGGTTCTAAGAGTTTTATGAAATCTGTTTCAAAGGCTGTTCCTCTAATCGGCGGTGCAGTATCGGCAGGTTTTACATACACTAGTTTGAATAAAATGTCTAACAGACTTTATAATAGAATTAAGGAAAGCAAGTATTCAATAAGCTGA
- a CDS encoding DUF1232 domain-containing protein, which yields MANDKKNKEDYVEINEDDIEILGEDGIYRKYEVYKRYQNRNKMKLRYWLPFITAVIYTLSPIDLIPDRIPIGKLDDILLLVISFMYGIKKANFSYNPIINVIVRNIILSITITGFVMMIIIYILAVLL from the coding sequence ATGGCAAATGATAAAAAGAACAAAGAAGATTATGTAGAGATAAATGAAGATGATATTGAAATATTAGGCGAAGACGGAATATATAGAAAGTACGAAGTATATAAAAGATATCAAAATAGAAATAAGATGAAATTAAGATATTGGCTGCCTTTTATCACAGCAGTTATTTATACTTTATCGCCTATAGACTTGATTCCGGATAGAATACCAATAGGAAAATTAGATGATATACTTCTTTTGGTTATATCATTTATGTATGGTATTAAAAAGGCTAATTTCTCTTATAATCCTATAATAAATGTAATAGTTAGAAATATTATATTATCAATCACTATTACAGGATTTGTTATGATGATTATAATATATATACTTGCTGTATTATTATAA
- a CDS encoding AGE family epimerase/isomerase yields MSNLNEVKNEYLHMLKDNIIPFWLKNGLDKKHGGYYTALDRKGGLIETDKSVWFQGRFAWVLSTLYADFEKKQEYLDAAKSGIDFLEKYCFDKAGDGRMYFRVTEDGKPIIKRLRYYFSETFCLVAMAAYSRASGDKSYVKKAREILDNIDRYQKEGLLIPKFDAGNRPTIAFGPPMIMLATVQELRKADPENKDYYNKYIDNLLKNIQLFLYEDKKAVLEQCNPDGTLQDHFEGRLLNPGHAIESSWFILRESIERGHDETLKALGVKIFDWMWEWGWDKEYGGIIQYMDVLGKPKSEYHHDMKFWWPQTEAAIAALYCYYFTKDDKYLEKHDMVKEYTKKFIDTEYGEWYGYLHRDGRISTDLKGNMYKGPFHIPRMYMKCAEIIDAINAK; encoded by the coding sequence ATGAGTAATTTAAACGAAGTAAAAAACGAGTATCTTCACATGTTAAAAGACAATATCATTCCATTTTGGCTAAAAAACGGACTTGATAAAAAGCATGGCGGATACTACACTGCCTTAGACAGAAAAGGCGGACTTATAGAAACCGATAAATCTGTATGGTTTCAGGGAAGATTTGCTTGGGTATTATCAACTCTTTATGCTGATTTCGAGAAAAAACAGGAATATCTTGATGCTGCAAAATCTGGAATAGACTTTTTAGAAAAATATTGTTTTGATAAAGCAGGCGACGGAAGAATGTATTTCAGAGTTACTGAAGACGGAAAGCCTATCATAAAAAGATTGAGATACTACTTTTCAGAAACATTCTGCTTAGTTGCTATGGCTGCATATTCAAGAGCCAGCGGAGATAAAAGCTATGTTAAAAAGGCTAGAGAAATACTTGATAATATAGACCGCTATCAAAAAGAAGGACTTCTTATACCAAAATTTGATGCAGGCAATAGACCTACTATCGCTTTCGGACCTCCTATGATTATGCTTGCTACTGTTCAGGAATTAAGAAAAGCCGATCCTGAAAATAAAGATTATTACAACAAATATATTGATAATCTTCTTAAAAACATACAGCTCTTCCTATACGAAGATAAAAAAGCAGTACTTGAACAATGCAATCCTGACGGTACTTTACAAGATCACTTTGAAGGAAGATTATTAAACCCAGGACATGCTATAGAATCATCTTGGTTCATATTAAGAGAATCTATAGAAAGAGGACATGATGAAACATTAAAAGCCCTAGGAGTTAAAATATTTGACTGGATGTGGGAATGGGGCTGGGACAAAGAGTACGGCGGAATCATTCAATATATGGACGTACTTGGAAAGCCTAAAAGCGAATATCACCATGACATGAAATTCTGGTGGCCTCAAACTGAAGCTGCTATTGCTGCTTTATACTGCTACTATTTCACTAAAGATGATAAATATTTAGAAAAGCATGACATGGTAAAAGAATATACTAAAAAATTTATTGACACAGAATACGGCGAATGGTACGGATATCTTCACAGAGACGGAAGAATCTCTACTGACTTAAAAGGCAATATGTATAAAGGACCTTTCCATATTCCTAGAATGTACATGAAATGTGCTGAAATAATTGATGCTATCAATGCTAAATAA
- a CDS encoding flagellar hook assembly protein FlgD — protein MISADALRMSDREIKILKQEVGAFNLQHNFERDPTQNSLGKDAFLKLLTVQMSHQDPLSPMDNRDMIAQLAQFSSVEQMTEVNKNLDSMKTFYSSQTGYSMLGKSVEVMDEAGNRFLGPVEMVMENDTGVALAVRTDNGLITVRPEDVMIVHSSGDLMASEAAAVSQVREAQSEDEAAKVFESSLIDKAQIIRPSGDENNGEGINNEFGDMRAAIEAEINSATQSEVSKTDNANLNKIEKTQGMLKAEEALMNSKESGNKIIKK, from the coding sequence ATGATATCAGCAGATGCTTTAAGAATGTCAGATAGAGAGATAAAAATATTAAAACAAGAGGTAGGAGCTTTCAACTTACAGCATAATTTTGAAAGAGATCCTACACAAAATTCTTTGGGTAAAGATGCTTTCTTGAAACTCCTTACAGTACAAATGAGCCATCAGGATCCTCTTTCTCCAATGGATAACAGAGATATGATTGCACAATTAGCACAATTCTCATCTGTTGAACAAATGACAGAGGTTAATAAAAATCTTGACTCTATGAAAACTTTCTACTCAAGCCAAACAGGTTATTCTATGCTTGGAAAGAGTGTTGAGGTTATGGACGAGGCTGGAAACAGATTCTTAGGCCCTGTTGAAATGGTTATGGAAAATGATACAGGAGTGGCACTTGCTGTCAGAACTGACAACGGACTTATAACTGTTCGTCCTGAAGATGTTATGATAGTACATTCCAGCGGTGATTTAATGGCTTCTGAGGCTGCTGCAGTTTCTCAGGTTAGAGAAGCACAAAGCGAAGATGAGGCTGCTAAAGTATTTGAATCTTCTTTGATTGATAAGGCTCAGATTATAAGACCTTCAGGCGATGAGAATAACGGCGAAGGAATCAATAATGAGTTTGGAGATATGAGAGCTGCTATTGAAGCTGAAATAAATTCTGCTACTCAAAGCGAAGTTTCAAAAACTGATAATGCTAATCTTAATAAAATTGAGAAAACTCAAGGAATGCTTAAAGCAGAAGAAGCATTAATGAATAGCAAAGAAAGCGGAAATAAAATTATTAAGAAATAA
- a CDS encoding MFS transporter has product MKQNKKIFLLSYLVFISAIILFIVIFSILGSIERVGYLSNFNHILENKYYFTLKFNSSIFKNNKIYRVYPNTNEMPDNVTNIRWSGSYYGNLVLGDSSIQLKENDKIENIKYTVKIQKNVFLFLLFIIIVFPAIYFYVIPNIYYHHKPYIFFFVLNSFFYLITSNLLMPLFSMMKLDFNIYDFLYTYLFVMTAYNLLVYYPFNLGNIKNIRIILTSLFCVVSIFSFFAIESISLTVLNMVILFSDMPNLYSSLITVLPMHLKIITITVSIIYFTSLVAFVILFIFNIYKIFIERSKIASLVMTAFIIFSVFYLFFKPKNIDIWSIDFVRNAKRNGIINTLNYRINYDRLNNIKPSKELVSDSIKLLKEYESKRDVSKLYLKSTKNILDNIKKLEDDMHSILIEASSKNSNFVYNNENINYEYIEQLKNNYYDIYTNIEASITNDLSKIEELKKGLKRDVYLIFLESFYDYSHFRKLFNKDPFPKEYRKWADLSRKIAPNVNNGSFYARLSGLTGSSPLYPKTQSEKIENTLPYILSKNGYNTIALEEALNTYNLKTFYPSIGFKSQVFGLGTTNINTYLGTNIDNLGSPVFAAGFTILGHTDSHLSNDLNFAENNKKFLDNFEGNDKLHIIETIDNSAMTAINILEIRDTILKHSPNAIIIFKHDHLYPYLKAIIERSSIDEKIKTNFLNDYKPSPILIWDGTNGAYKANENFAPENIPLFIAANLNVDYTNSVISLLYKEEIDDTISTYNKFYHTTNDSIIDNSEVSNMMIFKYENAQRTLSQDIFQGKKHYYNLIKELTNN; this is encoded by the coding sequence ATGAAACAAAATAAAAAAATATTCTTATTATCGTATTTAGTATTTATATCAGCAATAATTCTATTTATTGTAATTTTTTCTATTCTTGGAAGTATAGAGAGAGTAGGATATTTATCAAATTTCAATCATATATTGGAGAATAAATATTATTTCACATTAAAATTCAATAGCAGTATTTTCAAGAATAATAAAATATATAGAGTATATCCAAACACAAATGAAATGCCTGATAATGTTACAAATATAAGATGGAGCGGAAGCTATTATGGAAATTTAGTTTTAGGCGATTCAAGCATACAATTAAAAGAAAATGATAAAATAGAAAATATTAAATATACAGTTAAAATACAAAAAAATGTATTTTTATTTTTATTGTTTATTATAATAGTTTTTCCAGCAATTTATTTTTATGTAATACCTAATATATATTATCATCATAAACCATATATTTTCTTTTTTGTTCTTAATTCTTTTTTTTATTTGATAACATCAAATTTATTAATGCCTTTATTCTCTATGATGAAGCTTGATTTTAATATATATGATTTTTTATATACTTATCTATTTGTAATGACAGCTTATAATTTGCTTGTATACTATCCTTTTAATTTAGGCAATATAAAAAATATTAGGATAATATTAACGTCTTTATTTTGTGTAGTTTCAATATTCTCATTTTTTGCTATAGAGTCAATAAGTTTAACAGTACTTAATATGGTGATATTATTTTCAGATATGCCTAATCTTTATTCATCGCTTATTACAGTTCTTCCAATGCATTTAAAAATTATTACTATAACAGTGAGCATAATATACTTTACTTCTTTAGTAGCTTTTGTAATATTATTTATTTTTAATATATATAAAATATTTATAGAGAGAAGTAAAATAGCATCTTTAGTGATGACAGCTTTTATAATATTTAGCGTATTTTATTTATTTTTTAAGCCTAAGAATATAGATATATGGAGTATAGATTTTGTAAGAAATGCTAAAAGAAATGGTATAATAAATACACTTAATTATAGAATAAATTATGACAGATTAAATAATATAAAGCCAAGTAAAGAATTAGTATCAGATTCAATAAAATTATTAAAAGAATATGAATCAAAAAGAGATGTATCAAAACTTTATTTAAAATCCACAAAGAATATTTTAGATAATATAAAAAAATTAGAAGATGATATGCATTCTATATTGATTGAGGCTTCATCTAAAAACAGTAATTTTGTTTATAATAATGAAAATATAAATTATGAATATATAGAACAATTAAAAAACAATTATTATGATATATATACTAATATAGAAGCATCGATTACAAATGATTTATCAAAAATAGAGGAATTAAAAAAAGGTTTAAAAAGAGATGTATATTTAATATTCTTAGAATCTTTTTATGATTATTCACATTTTAGAAAATTATTTAATAAAGATCCTTTCCCTAAAGAGTACAGGAAATGGGCTGACTTATCAAGAAAAATAGCCCCTAATGTTAATAACGGAAGTTTTTATGCAAGGCTTTCAGGACTTACAGGATCATCTCCTCTTTATCCAAAAACTCAGTCAGAAAAGATAGAAAATACTTTACCGTATATTCTTTCGAAAAACGGATATAATACAATAGCCTTGGAAGAAGCATTGAATACTTATAATTTAAAAACTTTCTATCCTTCAATAGGTTTTAAATCTCAGGTGTTCGGATTAGGAACTACAAATATTAATACATATTTAGGCACAAATATTGATAATTTGGGAAGTCCTGTATTTGCTGCAGGCTTTACTATTTTAGGACATACTGATTCGCATTTATCTAATGATTTAAACTTTGCCGAAAACAATAAAAAGTTTTTAGATAATTTTGAAGGTAATGATAAACTTCATATAATAGAAACCATTGATAATTCTGCAATGACAGCAATAAATATTCTAGAGATAAGAGATACCATTTTAAAACATTCACCTAATGCAATTATAATATTTAAACATGATCATCTTTATCCTTATTTGAAAGCTATAATAGAACGTTCCAGCATAGATGAAAAAATAAAAACTAATTTTCTAAATGATTATAAGCCTTCTCCTATACTCATTTGGGACGGTACTAACGGAGCATATAAAGCAAATGAAAATTTCGCTCCTGAAAATATACCTTTATTTATAGCTGCTAATTTGAATGTTGATTATACAAATAGTGTTATATCTCTTTTATACAAAGAAGAAATTGATGATACTATCAGCACTTATAATAAATTTTATCATACAACAAATGATTCCATTATAGATAATAGCGAAGTTTCAAATATGATGATATTTAAATATGAGAATGCTCAAAGAACATTATCGCAGGATATTTTTCAGGGTAAAAAACATTATTATAATTTGATAAAAGAATTAACTAATAATTAG